The Tubulanus polymorphus chromosome 1, tnTubPoly1.2, whole genome shotgun sequence genome contains a region encoding:
- the LOC141915124 gene encoding uncharacterized protein LOC141915124 produces the protein MECSNPECHGKDRTASPRTQKLFLERNRFIGGKNCRCRGVQYSGVIHSGNATRRIHGTGFIVHKHKAPAIFKFQPISERVLVLRLNVKPFNMTIVQVYAPTSEATHETLERFHSEVNDVMSKLPIQDVVMDNGDWYVKIGTDAYSGWLGTIGRLGLGKKNDQWLILLEFARTHNLSLLNTFCKQKLSRKASWHSPNGKSHNLIDYLMVDRRFLSSFNLMRTRTFPGADIGSDHDLVLTTMNLRLKRLPRKTNSRVKYYLDKLKNPETRDVYQVTIGGKFAPLLELDESANELCCKAKEAITTTADEIIGKKKKLKSQWMTPEILGKCDHRRLLKARRFISADDNEAYRAINKKIRKDIKVAKEQWVQTKCAEVENDLHRNNTKSAYQAIKLLTKPSTGGSGCIEDKAGTLLTEKAAIANWWHEFCSELYNYQLTAEQEVLEDLKKRTADDNSYEPHILEDEVSEAVKTLKHGKSPGVDNIPAELLVHGGLPVIEICNKVMETGEWPDDWTTSIVLPLPKKGNSQKCEDHRTISFISHASKIQLKVLLKRLQPQQGSSRCLKSLKWLEFEKYYSSA, from the coding sequence ATGGAATGTTCGAACCCTGAGTGCCATGGGAAAGATAGAACAGCTTCTCCACGAACTCAAAAACTATTCTTGGAACGTAATAGGTTTATCGGAGGCAAGAATTGTCGGTGCAGGGGAGTTCAATACAGCGGAGTGATACACAGCGGAAACGCAACAAGGAGGATACATGGAACGGGTTTCATCGTACACAAACACAAAGCCCCTGCAATATTCAAGTTCCAACCTATCTCAGAACGAGTTCTAGTACTTCGGCTGAATGTGAAACCTTTCAACATGACCATAGTCCAAGTGTATGCACCTACCAGCGAGGCCACTCACGAAACCCTGGAACGATTCCACTCAGAAGTAAATGATGTAATGTCAAAGCTACCAATACAAGATGTGGTTATGGACAATGGAGACTGGTATGTCAAAATTGGGACTGATGCCTATTCAGGCTGGCTGGGTACCATAGGAAGACTTGGGCTCGGTAAAAAAAATGACCAATGGCTCATTTTGTTGGAGTTTGCACGCACCCACAACCTATCATTACTCAACACCTTTTGCAAACAGAAACTCAGTCGAAAGGCAAGCTGGCACTCACCAAATGGGAAGTCACACAATCTGATTGACTATCTAATGGTGGACCGGAGATTCCTCAGTAGCTTCAACCTGATGAGGACCAGAACATTCCCAGGTGCTGACATCGGGAGCGATCACGATCTGGTGTTGACAACCATGAACCTCCGACTAAAAAGACTTCCAAGAAAGACTAACTCAAGAGTGAAATATTACCTTGACAAGCTGAAGAACCCAGAGACCCGAGATGTTTATCAGGTCACCATCGGCGGCAAATTTGCCCCACTACTTGAGCTGGATGAGAGTGCAAATGAACTGTGCTGCAAAGCGAAAGAAGCCATCACCACCACAGCCGATGAGATCATTGGCAAAAAGAAAAAGCTAAAGAGTCAATGGATGACACCTGAAATTTTAGGAAAATGTGACCATCGGCGACTCCTAAAGGCCAGAAGATTCATCTCAGCAGATGATAATGAGGCATATAGAGCGATTAACAAAAAAATCAGGAAAGACATCAAGGTAGCGAAAGAACAGTGGGTGCAGACAAAATGCGCGGAAGTCGAGAACGACCTGCACAGAAATAACACCAAATCAGCATACCAGGCTATAAAACTGCTGACAAAACCTAGCACAGGAGGAAGCGGCTGCATCGAAGATAAGGCAGGCACACTTCTCACAGAGAAAGCAGCTATAGCAAACTGGTGGCACGAATTCTGTTCAGAGCTATACAACTACCAGCTCACGGCAGAGCAGGAGGTACTGGAAGACCTCAAGAAACGTACAGCCGACGACAACTCCTACGAGCCACACATCCTAGAAGACGAGGTTAGTGAAGCAGTGAAAACGCTGAAGCATGGGAAGTCTCCTGGAGTAGACAACATTCCAGCCGAGCTACTAGTTCATGGCGGTCTTCCAGTCATCGAGATATGCAACAAGGTTATGGAGACTGGAGAATGGCCTGATGACTGGACTACATCTATTGTCCTCCCGCTACCAAAGAAAGGCAATTCTCAGAAATGCGAAGACCACCGAACCATCAGCTTTATTAGCCACGCCAGTAAGATCCAATTGAAGGTGTTACTAAAACGCCTTCAGCCTCAGCAGGGTTCGTCACGGTGCTTGAAAAGCTTGAAATGGcttgaatttgagaaatactACTCAAGCGCTTGA